CAAATCTGAGACCGAACCGTCACACGACTGTCGGACGAAAATGATGCAAGCGCCGTATGAGCGCTTCTCCTTCGATTCTCCTTCCCTCCGCCCTCCGGCCCCTTTCAGGTCTTTCAGGTTCCGGCCTTCCGGCCCCAGACTTTCCCGAGGTCGATCTGCCCGACCCGCTCGGCCGGATCGGCGATCTGGAACTGCGACTCGCCAAGAAGCCCAAGGATGTGAAGAAGGCGCAGAAGCTGCGCTACAAAGTGTTCTTCGAGGAAATGTCGGCGCAGCCGAACGTCATGGCGCGCCTTGCCCGCCGCGACGTCGATATTTTCGATCAGGTCTGCGACCATCTTCTCGTCCGCGATGCGACGCCCCGTCCGGGTTTTCTGAAAAAGCGCACCGTCGGCACCTATCGCCTGCTGCGGCAGGATGTGGCGGAGCGGAATTTCGGCTTCTACACGCAGGGCGAATTCGACATCCAGCCGCTGATCGCGCGGCATGCGCATCTGAATTTCCTCGAACTCGGCCGCTCCTGCGTGCTCGCGCCCTGGCGCGACCGGCGCACCGTCGAACTGCTCTGGCACGGCATCTGGGCCTATGTGCTGGCCCATAAGGCCGATGTGATGCTGGGCTGCGCCAGCCTTGAGGGCTCCGACCCGGCCGAGCATCAGCTGGCCTTGAGCTATCTGCACCACTTCCACCGCGCGCCCGAAGCCTGGCGGGCCGAGGCCCTGCCCGAGCGGCGCGCCGATATCGCTTTGCTCGACAAGGATCAGATCGACCCCAAACGGGCGCTGCGCGCTCTGCCGCCCCTCATCAAAGGCTATCTGCGCCTTGGGGCTATGATCGGCGACGGGGCGGTGACCGACCGCCAGTTCGGCACGACCGATATCCTGATCGTTCTGCCGCGCGCCTTCATCAACCCGCGCTACATCCAGTATTACGGCGCCGAGGCAACCCGCCACGCGGCCTGAGATTTCCCCTTCATCCACAGGCTTGATTGCCGCGCCTTTCGCCGCCCGCATTGAGCCGCTAGCACTGGTGGGATGAACGCGCGGGAAGAGATTCCATCCATTGAGACCGGCAGCGGCGACAGCCGCGTCACGCCGATGATGGAGCAATACCTCGAGATCAAAACGGCCAATCCGGATTGCCTCCTCTTTTACCGGATGGGCGATTTCTACGAGCTGTTTTTTGAGGACGCCGAACAGGCGAGCCGCGCGCTCGGCATCATGCTGACCAAGCGCGGCAAGCATCAGGGCCAGGACATCCCGATGTGCGGCGTGCCGGTCGAGCGCGCCGACGATTATCTGCAGCGTCTGATCTCGAAGGGTTTCCGCGTCGCCGTCTGCGAACAGATCGAAGATCCGGCGGAAGCGAAAAAGCGCGGCGGCAAATCCGTTGTGAAGCGGGACGTTGTGCGGCTTGTGACGCCCGGCACGCTGACCGAAGACGCGCTGCTCGATCCCAGGCGCGCCAACCGTCTCATCGCGCTCGCGCGCGTGATGGCCGGCGAAGACACTATCGTGTTCGGCCTTGCAGCCCTCGACATCTCGACCGGCACGTTCACCGTCTCCGAGACGACGCGCGCAGGCCTGGCGGCGGCGATCGCACGGCTCGACCCGGCGGAGATCGTTGTGCCGGAAGCTTTGCTGTCCGAGCCCGACCTTGCGGCGCTCTTGAAAGAGACGGGACGACCGCTGGCCCCCGTCGGCCGCGATATTTCCGATGCGGCGAGCGCCGAGCGGCGTCTGTCCGAAGCCTTCGGCGTATCGACCATTGCCGGCTTCGGTGCGCTCAGCCGCGCGGAAGTCTGCGCGGGGGCGACGGGCGTCTCCTATATTGTACGCACGCAGCGCGGCGCCCATCCGCCGCTCGCCGCCCCGCAGCGGGCCGGGCAGAGCGATTTCCTTGATATCGATGCCGCAACGCGCGCCAATCTCGAACTGACGCGGACCATGTCCGGCGAGCGCGTGGGGTCGCTGCTCGATGCCATCGACCGAACCGTCACCGCTGCGGGCGGGCGGCTTCTCAGCGAACGGCTCGCAAGCCCGCTGACCGATCCCGACGCCATCAACCGCCGTCTCGACAGCGTCGAGACATTCACGGCGGATGCCGCGCTGCGGCGCGATATCTGCATGGCCCTCCGCCGTGCGCCCGATCTTGCGCGCGCCGTGCAGCGCCTTGCCTTCAACCGCGGCGGACCGCGCGATCTTGCCGGCGTGCGCGATGCCCTGATCGCGGCGCGCGCCATTGCCGAACGCCTCGGCCAGAGCGAACGCGGCGCGGAGATTGCGTCTGCGAGCACAGCGCTTGCCGCGCCCGACCCCGCGCTTGCGGCGCAGTTCAGCGAGGCGCTTGCCGAAGAACTGCCGGTGCGCGCCTCGGACGGCGGCTTTGTGCGTCCGGGCTTCGATGCCGCGCTCGATGAGCAGCGCCAGCTGCGCGATGAGAGCCGCCGCGTTATCGCGCAATTGCAGCAGCGCTATGCGGAGGAAACCGGCCACAAGACGCTGCGAATCAAGCACACGAACTTTCTCGGCTTTTTTGTCGAGGTTCCGGCCGCGGCCGGCGAAGAGCTGCGCGTTGCACCGTGGAACGCGACCTTCGTGCACCGCCAGACGCTGCAGGGCGCGATGCGCTTCTCGACCGTCGAACTCGGCGATCTTGAAAGCCGCATCGCGGCAGCCGCCGACCGGGCGCTGGCGCTTGAAATGGCCGTCTTTACGCGCCTCTCCGATCTTGTCGCGTCTGCGGGCGCTGTCCTGCAATCGGTCGCGCAAGCGCTGGCCGTGCTCGATGTCGCGAGCGCCTTTGCGCAGCTTGCCGCCGAACAGACTTATATGCGCCCCGAGGTCGACCTGTCGCTCGCCTTCGACATCAAAGGCGGACGCCACCCGGTCGTCGAACAGGCGCTCGTCTCCGAACCTTTCATCGCCAATCATTGCGATCTGTCGCCGGCGAGCGAACCAGAAGCCGGGCGCATCTACCTCATCACCGGCCCGAATATGGGCGGTAAATCGACCTTTCTGCGCCAGAACGCGCTGATCGCCATTCTGGCGCAGGCGGGAAGTTTCGTGCCGGCGGCATCGGCCAGGCTCGGCGTCGTCGACCGCCTGTTCAGCCGCGTCGGCGCCGCCGACGATCTGGCCCGCGGCCGATCCACTTTTATGGTCGAGATGGTCGAGACGGCGGCGATCCTCAATCAGGCGAGCCGCCGCTCGCTCGTCATCCTCGACGAGATCGGCCGCGGCACCTCGACCTTCGACGGCCTGTCGATCGCCTGGGCGGCGATCGAGCATCTGCACGAGAAAAATTCCTGCCGCTCGCTCTTTGCGACGCATTTCCACGAACTGACCCAGCTGTCGAAGCGGCTCGGCCGCCTCCACAATGCGACGCTGAAAGTCGCCGAGCACAAAGGCGATGTCGTCTTCCTGCACGAGGTCGTGCCCGGCACCGCCGACCGCTCCTACGGCATTCAGGTGGCAAAGCTCGCCGGCCTGCCGCCCGCCGTGGTCGATCGCGCCGGGGCGATCCTTGCCGAGCTCGAAAGCCGCGACCGCGCCCGCCCGAAACAGGCCATCGCTGACGATCTGCCGCTGTTCTCC
Above is a window of Terrihabitans soli DNA encoding:
- a CDS encoding GNAT family N-acetyltransferase; the protein is MSASPSILLPSALRPLSGLSGSGLPAPDFPEVDLPDPLGRIGDLELRLAKKPKDVKKAQKLRYKVFFEEMSAQPNVMARLARRDVDIFDQVCDHLLVRDATPRPGFLKKRTVGTYRLLRQDVAERNFGFYTQGEFDIQPLIARHAHLNFLELGRSCVLAPWRDRRTVELLWHGIWAYVLAHKADVMLGCASLEGSDPAEHQLALSYLHHFHRAPEAWRAEALPERRADIALLDKDQIDPKRALRALPPLIKGYLRLGAMIGDGAVTDRQFGTTDILIVLPRAFINPRYIQYYGAEATRHAA
- the mutS gene encoding DNA mismatch repair protein MutS; its protein translation is MNAREEIPSIETGSGDSRVTPMMEQYLEIKTANPDCLLFYRMGDFYELFFEDAEQASRALGIMLTKRGKHQGQDIPMCGVPVERADDYLQRLISKGFRVAVCEQIEDPAEAKKRGGKSVVKRDVVRLVTPGTLTEDALLDPRRANRLIALARVMAGEDTIVFGLAALDISTGTFTVSETTRAGLAAAIARLDPAEIVVPEALLSEPDLAALLKETGRPLAPVGRDISDAASAERRLSEAFGVSTIAGFGALSRAEVCAGATGVSYIVRTQRGAHPPLAAPQRAGQSDFLDIDAATRANLELTRTMSGERVGSLLDAIDRTVTAAGGRLLSERLASPLTDPDAINRRLDSVETFTADAALRRDICMALRRAPDLARAVQRLAFNRGGPRDLAGVRDALIAARAIAERLGQSERGAEIASASTALAAPDPALAAQFSEALAEELPVRASDGGFVRPGFDAALDEQRQLRDESRRVIAQLQQRYAEETGHKTLRIKHTNFLGFFVEVPAAAGEELRVAPWNATFVHRQTLQGAMRFSTVELGDLESRIAAAADRALALEMAVFTRLSDLVASAGAVLQSVAQALAVLDVASAFAQLAAEQTYMRPEVDLSLAFDIKGGRHPVVEQALVSEPFIANHCDLSPASEPEAGRIYLITGPNMGGKSTFLRQNALIAILAQAGSFVPAASARLGVVDRLFSRVGAADDLARGRSTFMVEMVETAAILNQASRRSLVILDEIGRGTSTFDGLSIAWAAIEHLHEKNSCRSLFATHFHELTQLSKRLGRLHNATLKVAEHKGDVVFLHEVVPGTADRSYGIQVAKLAGLPPAVVDRAGAILAELESRDRARPKQAIADDLPLFSIAPRPAPVAAPPDPALLALDAIDPDELTPRAAQEALYRLKALRKS